In Microbacterium lushaniae, the following are encoded in one genomic region:
- a CDS encoding class I mannose-6-phosphate isomerase yields the protein MKPLLLPPNPVQHFYLGGDRIAALRGIVPESDRQPEEWLGATVARFGDTETGLAVTEGGTLLRDVVAGDRSAWIGSTEGRDAADVGILVKLLDARQRLPVHVHPERSFAAAHLDCPYGKTEAWYVLDTEPGCAVYVGWKEAVDRDELDRRRDAQDSEWMLDHLNRVEVREGMGVLVPAGTAHAIDGGIFVAEVQEPTDFSILLEWSVTTSTREESHLDLGFDTVMPAVSTQALTPDALASLITTEGERQGRGIRSVLPAAADPYFRLAVASGPDAVEAGFAVILVTDGDGAVVSDEGAVAVHSGQAFAVPHSFGSWHIDGDASVLVARPGAGWPATLATGELR from the coding sequence ATGAAGCCCCTCCTCCTCCCTCCGAATCCGGTGCAGCACTTCTACCTCGGTGGCGACCGCATCGCGGCGCTGCGCGGGATCGTCCCGGAGTCCGACCGTCAGCCCGAGGAGTGGCTGGGAGCCACCGTCGCGCGCTTCGGCGACACCGAGACGGGGCTCGCCGTGACGGAGGGCGGGACGTTGCTGCGTGACGTCGTCGCGGGCGACCGCTCCGCGTGGATCGGGTCCACCGAGGGCCGCGACGCCGCCGATGTCGGGATCCTCGTCAAGCTGCTCGACGCGCGCCAGCGCCTCCCCGTCCACGTGCACCCCGAGCGCAGCTTCGCCGCGGCGCACCTGGACTGCCCCTACGGCAAGACCGAGGCGTGGTACGTGCTCGACACCGAGCCCGGCTGCGCCGTGTACGTCGGGTGGAAGGAAGCCGTCGACCGCGACGAACTCGACCGCCGCCGCGACGCGCAGGACAGCGAATGGATGCTGGACCACCTCAACCGCGTCGAGGTGCGCGAAGGCATGGGGGTCCTCGTCCCGGCCGGCACCGCCCACGCCATCGACGGCGGCATCTTCGTGGCCGAGGTGCAGGAGCCCACCGACTTCTCGATCCTGCTGGAGTGGTCGGTGACCACCTCCACGCGGGAGGAGTCGCACCTGGACCTCGGGTTCGACACGGTCATGCCCGCCGTCTCCACGCAGGCGCTGACGCCGGACGCGCTGGCCTCGCTCATCACGACCGAGGGCGAACGACAGGGCCGCGGCATCCGCAGCGTGCTCCCCGCCGCGGCAGACCCGTACTTCCGCCTCGCCGTGGCCTCTGGGCCGGATGCGGTCGAGGCGGGCTTCGCGGTGATCCTCGTCACCGACGGTGACGGCGCCGTCGTCTCCGACGAGGGCGCCGTCGCGGTCCACTCGGGGCAGGCCTTCGCGGTGCCGCACTCCTTCGGCTCGTGGCACATCGACGGCGACGCGTCGGTGCTCGTCGCCCGCCCCGGTGCGGGGTGGCCCGCGACGCTGGCCACCGGGGAGCTGCGGTGA
- a CDS encoding ATP-binding cassette domain-containing protein has protein sequence MPTPVLEARGLSRQFGHVRALNEADFEVYPGEVTALIGDNGAGKSTLVKALSGNLAVDSGTIKFDGEPIELTTPSQASALGIETVYQDLALAPHLDPVQNMYLGRELRQSGVGGAFGFMKTKEMREESRAAFADLGATVRSLTSPVGEMSGGQRQAIAIARAVHWADRLVFLDEPTAALGVRQTQNVLDTIRRVRDKGIAVVLISHSMPHVMEVADRIQVLRLGTRAAVLDAGSTSMEELVGLMTGAITKEGNQ, from the coding sequence ATGCCCACCCCCGTACTCGAAGCCCGTGGACTGTCGCGCCAGTTCGGCCACGTCCGCGCGCTCAACGAAGCCGATTTCGAGGTGTATCCGGGCGAGGTGACGGCGCTCATCGGCGACAACGGCGCCGGTAAGTCCACCCTCGTGAAGGCGCTGTCGGGCAACCTCGCCGTCGACAGCGGCACGATCAAGTTCGACGGCGAACCGATCGAGCTCACCACGCCGTCGCAGGCCAGCGCGCTGGGCATCGAGACGGTGTACCAGGACCTCGCCCTGGCCCCGCACCTGGATCCGGTGCAGAACATGTACCTCGGACGCGAACTGCGTCAGTCCGGCGTCGGCGGCGCGTTCGGATTCATGAAGACCAAGGAGATGCGCGAGGAGTCGCGCGCGGCCTTCGCCGATCTGGGCGCGACGGTGCGCTCCCTCACCTCCCCTGTGGGCGAGATGTCGGGCGGTCAGCGTCAGGCGATCGCGATCGCCCGCGCCGTGCACTGGGCCGATCGCCTGGTCTTCCTCGACGAGCCCACCGCCGCCCTCGGCGTCCGCCAGACCCAGAACGTGCTCGACACGATCCGGCGCGTCCGCGACAAGGGCATCGCCGTCGTCCTGATCAGCCACTCGATGCCGCACGTCATGGAGGTCGCCGACCGGATCCAGGTGCTGCGACTGGGCACCCGCGCAGCGGTTCTCGACGCGGGGAGCACGTCGATGGAGGAACTCGTCGGTCTGATGACCGGCGCCATCACGAAGGAGGGGAACCAATGA
- a CDS encoding ABC transporter substrate-binding protein, with protein sequence MKWSKKGLGIAVFGASAALVLAGCSSDGGNAGGSGEGSDEGYKIAFVQGVAGDEFYISMECGIKEAAEAAGATVTVQGPEKFDPTLQKPLVDSVVASKPDALLVAPTDVTAMAAPIQAAADAGIKVVLVDTTLDDPSMAVSQISSDNEGGGAAAFEAIKEAHPDGGKVLVVSIDPGISTSDARAAGFEAAAAEDENFEFLGIQYSHNEPATAAEIVTAALQKDPDIVGIFAANLFAAEGTATGVQQAGKTGDVTIVGFDAGPAQVEQLRAGVVQALVAQEPATIGKDGVEQAIAALEGESTEEKIQTGFTIITQDNIDGEGADAAYRSSC encoded by the coding sequence ATGAAGTGGAGTAAGAAAGGTCTCGGCATCGCGGTGTTCGGCGCGTCCGCCGCGCTCGTGCTGGCCGGATGTTCGTCCGACGGGGGCAACGCCGGAGGATCCGGCGAAGGCTCGGACGAGGGCTACAAGATCGCGTTCGTCCAGGGCGTCGCCGGTGACGAGTTCTACATCTCGATGGAGTGCGGCATCAAGGAGGCGGCCGAGGCCGCCGGTGCCACCGTCACGGTGCAGGGCCCGGAGAAGTTCGACCCGACGCTGCAGAAGCCGCTCGTGGACTCCGTCGTGGCCTCCAAGCCCGACGCCCTCCTCGTGGCCCCGACCGACGTGACCGCGATGGCAGCGCCCATCCAGGCCGCCGCCGATGCGGGCATCAAGGTCGTCCTCGTCGACACGACGCTGGACGACCCCTCGATGGCGGTCTCGCAGATCTCCAGCGACAACGAGGGCGGCGGCGCTGCGGCGTTCGAGGCCATCAAGGAAGCCCACCCCGACGGTGGCAAGGTCCTGGTCGTCTCGATCGACCCGGGCATCTCGACCTCCGACGCACGCGCCGCGGGCTTCGAGGCGGCTGCGGCGGAGGACGAGAACTTCGAGTTCCTCGGCATCCAGTACAGCCACAACGAGCCGGCCACCGCGGCCGAGATCGTCACGGCGGCCCTGCAGAAGGACCCCGACATCGTCGGCATCTTCGCGGCCAACCTGTTCGCCGCCGAGGGCACGGCCACGGGTGTCCAGCAGGCCGGCAAGACCGGTGACGTCACGATCGTCGGCTTCGACGCGGGCCCGGCTCAGGTCGAGCAGCTGCGGGCCGGCGTCGTTCAGGCGCTCGTCGCGCAGGAGCCGGCGACCATCGGCAAGGACGGCGTCGAGCAGGCCATCGCGGCGCTCGAAGGGGAGAGCACCGAGGAGAAGATCCAGACGGGCTTCACCATCATCACGCAGGACAACATCGACGGCGAGGGCGCGGACGCCGCCTACCGTTCCTCCTGCTGA
- a CDS encoding LacI family DNA-binding transcriptional regulator, translating into MAHDEDAEAGATALPRGAHPRARITDVAARARVSIKTVSRVVNDEPGVREETRTRVRAAIGDLGFVPNTTARSLKTGGQDAIGVVIDAISDPFFADLVSVLEDLAAERGMSLLFASTGFDADREREHLQRLAGHQLRGLIIAPVGVSAQELQVLRRRFPIVSVDRVREGIDSVIVDDFAAARDAARHLVEQGHRRIGFIGDDPAYPTNSARLAGFRAALDEAGIAVDESLIVGHPRSRSAMASASAALLARPDAPTAVLCATSRASIATMDAIRAAGTEGLALISFGDFELADLFTPAITCVDHVPRPIATAAFQRLLELFDDPASEPRRIVLPTSLVQRGSGELPPRAAGASTLLGAES; encoded by the coding sequence ATGGCGCACGACGAGGATGCTGAGGCGGGGGCCACGGCCCTTCCCCGCGGTGCGCACCCGCGCGCACGCATCACCGACGTCGCCGCCCGGGCCAGGGTCAGCATCAAGACGGTGTCACGGGTCGTCAACGACGAGCCCGGCGTGCGCGAGGAGACCCGCACGCGCGTGCGTGCCGCCATCGGCGATCTCGGATTCGTTCCCAACACGACCGCCCGCTCCCTCAAGACCGGGGGGCAGGACGCCATCGGAGTGGTCATCGACGCCATCTCCGACCCGTTCTTCGCCGACCTCGTCAGCGTGCTGGAAGACCTCGCCGCCGAGCGCGGTATGAGCCTGCTGTTCGCCAGCACCGGGTTCGACGCCGACCGTGAGCGCGAGCACCTCCAGCGGCTGGCCGGACACCAGCTGCGCGGGCTCATCATCGCCCCCGTGGGCGTGAGCGCGCAGGAGCTGCAGGTGCTGCGTCGGCGGTTCCCCATCGTCAGCGTCGACCGGGTGCGCGAGGGCATCGACTCCGTGATCGTCGACGACTTCGCCGCTGCGCGCGACGCCGCCCGTCACCTCGTCGAGCAGGGGCACCGCCGCATCGGGTTCATCGGCGACGACCCCGCCTACCCCACCAACAGCGCTCGCCTGGCCGGCTTCCGTGCCGCGCTGGATGAGGCCGGCATCGCCGTGGACGAGTCGCTCATCGTCGGTCACCCGCGCAGCCGCTCCGCGATGGCGTCGGCGTCGGCGGCGCTGCTGGCCCGTCCGGATGCGCCCACCGCCGTGCTGTGCGCGACCTCGCGTGCCTCGATCGCCACGATGGACGCCATCCGCGCCGCCGGCACCGAAGGCCTCGCGCTCATCTCCTTCGGCGACTTCGAGCTCGCCGACCTGTTCACCCCCGCCATCACGTGCGTGGATCACGTCCCCCGTCCGATCGCGACGGCCGCCTTCCAGCGGCTGCTGGAACTGTTCGACGATCCCGCCTCCGAACCGCGGCGGATCGTCCTGCCCACCTCCCTCGTCCAGCGCGGATCGGGCGAACTGCCCCCGCGTGCGGCCGGGGCCTCGACCCTCCTCGGAGCCGAATCATGA
- a CDS encoding rhamnulokinase produces MPAPSPAAFLAVDLGSASGRVMLGVLDAGIRRLSVREVARFANRPVPRPEGLAWDIDSLWDDVLAGLARGCAAAASAGATVRGIGVDSWGVDYVRLGADGGMRPFARHHRDVDPAFAAVTSASRDVAADYAATGVLDQAINTAHQLRQDARDGVGAPDDTILLIADAFVHLLTGAVAAERSLASTTALVDRAHGEWSPALTAGLPARLPALVPAGHPAGSTTTDVTARLGVSEPVPVFFVTSHDTAAAFSAVVGAGGSAELEGVVACGSWAVAGAAVAEPVLTEAARTCGFTQETGAEGATLLVKNLSGMWLLQQVTREWAVQDGLVEWPLARLSELLEDAAASRYAGCFDPADPALGTPGGLIDRLHARCAADVGSPPQTRADLARAILASLAHAYARTMTEIRRLTGRPVARIRLVGGGARGDLLAALTAAAAGVPVTAGPAEASVRGILLQLAVAAGALPDLAAARALDVDDGEPLPREYPPPAMRLSASRPVPEGAP; encoded by the coding sequence ATGCCTGCACCATCGCCGGCCGCGTTCCTCGCCGTCGACCTCGGCTCCGCCAGCGGCCGGGTCATGCTCGGCGTCCTGGACGCCGGCATCCGCCGCCTGTCCGTGCGCGAGGTCGCGCGCTTCGCCAACCGCCCCGTGCCCCGCCCGGAAGGTCTCGCGTGGGACATCGACTCCCTGTGGGACGACGTGCTCGCCGGGCTCGCCCGAGGGTGCGCCGCCGCGGCGTCGGCGGGCGCGACGGTACGCGGCATCGGCGTGGATTCGTGGGGCGTGGACTATGTCCGTCTCGGCGCCGACGGCGGGATGCGCCCGTTCGCGCGCCACCATCGCGACGTGGATCCCGCGTTCGCCGCCGTCACGTCGGCATCGCGTGACGTGGCGGCCGACTACGCCGCCACGGGCGTGCTGGACCAGGCCATCAACACCGCCCATCAGCTCCGTCAGGACGCGCGCGACGGTGTCGGCGCCCCCGACGACACGATCCTGCTGATCGCCGACGCGTTCGTCCACCTGCTCACCGGCGCGGTCGCCGCCGAGCGCTCGCTGGCCTCCACGACGGCGCTCGTGGACCGCGCGCACGGCGAGTGGTCGCCCGCGCTGACGGCCGGGCTCCCCGCCCGACTGCCCGCGCTCGTGCCGGCGGGGCACCCGGCCGGATCCACCACGACCGACGTGACGGCGCGGCTGGGCGTGAGCGAGCCGGTGCCGGTGTTCTTCGTCACCTCCCATGACACCGCGGCGGCGTTCTCCGCGGTCGTGGGGGCGGGCGGGAGTGCCGAACTCGAGGGGGTCGTGGCGTGCGGAAGCTGGGCGGTCGCCGGTGCCGCCGTCGCCGAGCCCGTGCTCACCGAGGCGGCGCGCACGTGCGGGTTCACGCAGGAGACCGGCGCCGAGGGCGCGACGCTCCTGGTGAAGAACCTCAGCGGGATGTGGCTCCTGCAGCAGGTCACACGGGAGTGGGCGGTGCAGGACGGACTGGTCGAATGGCCGCTCGCCCGGCTCTCCGAGCTCCTCGAGGATGCGGCGGCGTCGCGCTACGCCGGATGCTTCGACCCCGCCGATCCCGCGCTGGGCACCCCTGGCGGCCTCATCGACCGCCTGCACGCCCGGTGCGCAGCCGACGTCGGCTCGCCGCCGCAGACGCGCGCCGACCTCGCCCGCGCCATCCTCGCCAGCCTCGCGCACGCGTATGCGCGCACGATGACCGAGATCCGCCGGCTCACCGGCCGGCCCGTCGCCCGCATCCGCCTGGTCGGAGGCGGGGCGCGCGGAGACCTGCTGGCGGCCCTCACCGCGGCCGCCGCCGGCGTGCCGGTCACGGCCGGCCCCGCCGAGGCGTCGGTGCGCGGCATCCTCCTCCAGCTCGCCGTCGCCGCCGGCGCACTGCCCGATCTCGCCGCCGCCCGCGCCCTGGACGTGGACGACGGCGAGCCTCTGCCGCGCGAGTACCCGCCCCCCGCGATGCGCCTTTCCGCCTCCCGCCCCGTCCCCGAAGGAGCCCCATGA
- a CDS encoding ABC transporter permease: MSTSSPPTETMAIGTAEPKEGFFKHLLKAQAFQILLVLLVIVAIFSALAPDTFAQWSNFRLIIQNASILAVLGIGMTFVIITAGIDLSIGSVLVFSGVVAAMVMRAMGGQGWGVAIVGILVAIASGVAWGLFNGFLIAKGKIPPLIVTLGSLGMALGFAQILTGGVDVRQVPTVLTTTIGYGNVFGTIPTISVIALVLIIIGAIVLHYTRFGLHTFAVGSSEVAARRVGVKVDRQLISIYTISGGLAGFAGILSLSQFSTTAIAGQSQTNLNVIAAVVIGGTSLFGGIGTIFGTVVGLFIPAVLQNGFVITGVQPFWQQVAVGAVLIAAVYVDQARRSAAMRGSSQSLWRRFVSGSRRG, encoded by the coding sequence ATGAGCACGTCCAGCCCGCCCACCGAGACCATGGCGATCGGCACCGCCGAACCGAAGGAGGGCTTCTTCAAGCACCTTCTGAAGGCCCAGGCCTTCCAGATCCTGCTCGTGCTCCTGGTGATCGTGGCGATCTTCAGCGCCCTCGCACCCGACACGTTCGCGCAGTGGTCCAACTTCCGCCTCATCATCCAGAACGCCTCCATCCTCGCCGTCCTCGGCATCGGGATGACGTTCGTCATCATCACCGCCGGCATCGACCTCTCGATCGGCTCGGTGCTGGTGTTCTCCGGCGTCGTGGCGGCCATGGTCATGCGGGCCATGGGCGGCCAGGGCTGGGGCGTGGCCATCGTGGGCATCCTCGTCGCGATCGCCTCCGGCGTCGCGTGGGGGCTGTTCAACGGCTTCCTCATCGCCAAGGGGAAGATCCCGCCACTCATCGTCACGCTCGGCTCCCTGGGGATGGCGCTCGGGTTCGCGCAGATCCTCACCGGCGGCGTCGACGTCCGGCAGGTGCCCACGGTGCTGACCACGACGATCGGCTACGGCAACGTGTTCGGCACCATCCCGACCATCTCGGTGATCGCGCTGGTCCTGATCATCATCGGCGCGATCGTGCTGCACTACACCCGCTTCGGCCTGCACACCTTCGCGGTGGGTTCGAGCGAGGTCGCGGCGCGGCGCGTGGGCGTGAAGGTCGACCGTCAGCTGATCAGCATCTACACGATCTCGGGCGGCCTCGCCGGTTTCGCCGGCATCCTCTCCCTGTCGCAGTTCAGCACCACCGCCATCGCGGGCCAGTCGCAGACGAACCTCAATGTCATCGCGGCGGTCGTGATCGGCGGTACGTCGCTGTTCGGCGGCATCGGCACCATCTTCGGCACGGTCGTGGGTCTGTTCATCCCGGCCGTTCTGCAGAACGGGTTCGTCATCACCGGCGTCCAGCCGTTCTGGCAGCAGGTCGCCGTCGGCGCGGTGCTCATCGCCGCCGTGTACGTCGACCAGGCCCGCCGCTCCGCCGCGATGCGGGGCAGCTCACAAAGCCTCTGGCGCAGGTTCGTCAGCGGAAGTCGACGCGGGTGA
- a CDS encoding SDR family oxidoreductase — translation MGDFEGRTVLVTGAAGGIGGATVRHLVARGADVIAAGRTAESLEAITQETGARPLAFDLESEDSVRAAIEGLDLWGVVNCAGFGGEIATPQDTDISVFDKVIAVNTRGALLVIKYAAREMIRLGRGGAIVNVSSQAGLVALTGHISYGSSKAALDNITRVSALELGRYGIRVNSVNPTVVMTPMSEWYWGREDVGGPFLEQMPLGRWATEDDIAGPIVFLLSDEASMISAVSLPIDGGYTAR, via the coding sequence ATGGGAGACTTCGAAGGTCGTACCGTTCTGGTCACGGGAGCCGCGGGCGGCATCGGCGGCGCCACCGTGCGTCACTTGGTCGCACGCGGAGCGGACGTCATCGCCGCAGGTCGCACGGCGGAATCGCTCGAGGCGATCACGCAGGAGACGGGCGCGCGGCCCCTGGCGTTCGACCTCGAGTCGGAGGATTCCGTCCGCGCCGCGATCGAGGGTCTCGACCTGTGGGGCGTGGTGAACTGCGCCGGCTTCGGCGGCGAGATCGCCACCCCGCAGGACACCGACATCTCCGTCTTCGACAAGGTCATCGCGGTGAACACCCGCGGGGCGCTGCTGGTGATCAAATACGCCGCGCGCGAGATGATCCGCCTGGGCCGCGGCGGCGCGATCGTGAACGTGTCGAGCCAGGCCGGCCTGGTCGCCCTCACCGGCCACATCTCGTACGGCTCCTCCAAGGCGGCGCTGGACAACATCACCCGGGTCTCGGCGCTCGAACTCGGGCGCTACGGCATCCGCGTCAACAGCGTCAACCCGACCGTCGTGATGACGCCGATGTCGGAGTGGTACTGGGGTCGCGAAGACGTGGGTGGCCCCTTCCTGGAGCAGATGCCGCTCGGACGCTGGGCGACCGAGGACGACATCGCCGGCCCCATCGTGTTCCTGCTCAGCGACGAGGCGAGCATGATCAGCGCCGTCTCGCTGCCGATCGACGGCGGCTACACCGCGCGCTGA
- a CDS encoding HAD-IA family hydrolase, translating to MIFLAVTGAPGAGKSTLGRALAAHLRLPVLDLDTLTNPVLEDLLPPLLGGAHWNDEALRDTVRPARYRVLREALADQRRTGVGAVAVAPFTAELTGGEDWRRLTQACGQEPVVVWMTGTPETLAGRRAQRDADRDAHAVDPPAEPPTVPHVRIDAALSTPQQVTRVLRALGRHRALPAESPLWSRRFDAALFDLDGTLIDSTPAVLRSWTVLAREFGVDLDLLASGHGQPAAQLIARMFPADRAEVALARISEIEAAEVSDVAPIPGSADFFASAPRHAIVTSGTRLIAGNRLQAAGLPRPDVVVTFDDVTRGKPDPEPFVLAASRLGVEPGDCVVFEDAPAGITAARAAGCAVVAITGTHEADELADADVVVDRLDQLEFVADGSAFRLRIRP from the coding sequence ATGATCTTCCTGGCAGTCACCGGGGCACCCGGTGCGGGCAAGTCCACCCTCGGCCGCGCGCTGGCCGCGCACCTGCGACTCCCGGTGCTCGACCTCGACACGCTCACCAACCCCGTGCTGGAGGACCTGCTCCCTCCGCTGCTGGGGGGCGCGCACTGGAACGACGAGGCCTTGCGCGACACCGTTCGCCCCGCCCGTTACCGCGTCCTGCGCGAAGCACTGGCCGACCAGCGCCGCACGGGGGTGGGGGCGGTGGCCGTCGCGCCGTTCACGGCCGAACTCACCGGCGGTGAGGACTGGCGCCGGCTCACCCAGGCGTGCGGACAGGAGCCGGTCGTGGTGTGGATGACCGGCACGCCCGAGACCCTCGCCGGGCGCCGGGCGCAGCGGGACGCCGACCGCGACGCGCACGCCGTGGATCCGCCCGCCGAGCCGCCGACGGTGCCGCACGTGCGCATCGACGCGGCGCTGTCCACCCCGCAGCAGGTGACGCGCGTGCTGCGGGCGCTCGGGCGCCATCGCGCACTCCCCGCCGAGTCCCCGCTGTGGTCGCGGCGGTTCGACGCGGCACTGTTCGACCTGGACGGCACTCTCATCGACTCCACGCCCGCGGTGCTGCGCTCGTGGACGGTGCTCGCGCGCGAGTTCGGCGTCGACCTGGACCTGCTGGCCTCCGGCCACGGGCAGCCTGCGGCGCAGCTCATCGCCCGGATGTTCCCCGCCGACCGTGCCGAGGTCGCACTCGCGCGCATCTCCGAGATCGAGGCCGCCGAGGTCTCGGATGTGGCGCCCATCCCCGGCTCGGCCGACTTCTTCGCCTCGGCACCGCGCCACGCGATCGTCACCAGCGGCACGCGCCTGATCGCGGGCAACCGTCTGCAGGCGGCGGGCCTGCCGCGCCCCGATGTCGTGGTGACCTTCGACGACGTCACGCGGGGCAAGCCCGATCCCGAGCCCTTCGTCCTCGCCGCGAGCCGGCTGGGCGTGGAGCCCGGCGATTGCGTGGTGTTCGAGGACGCCCCCGCCGGCATCACCGCGGCCCGCGCGGCCGGATGCGCCGTGGTGGCGATCACCGGCACGCACGAGGCCGACGAGCTCGCCGACGCCGACGTGGTCGTCGACCGCCTCGACCAGCTCGAGTTCGTCGCCGACGGCTCCGCGTTCCGCCTCCGCATCCGCCCCTGA
- a CDS encoding FGGY-family carbohydrate kinase — MNEYVVGVDMGSTSIKMLAATPDGREVLVVSRRSPWVSLDHGQAEMPAERALSVVRELAHEADAALSRHGAYRVAALGVSGMAEAGVLLDGADRPAAPIMAWFDPRGGAQIQQTPAEFRAEFPGRTGLPVGPLATISKLLYLRDEGIDLRARTFLNVPEYIVRSLGGPRVAEYSLVSRTGMIDQDGSVPWDAALDVLGVGPGVLAERVGAGMPVGLLADERMPQAFQAAALTIAGHDHLVSAVAAGATASDELYDSMGTAEALVRVIDAALPFDARERLAHAGINTVRHVLPGKYVLLAGTKSGLLMRRVLQLIGVADERGRLDLDARVMQLPVRGALADGGLEVTGARNDDGVLKVVANSDGLSPEELFIAALLHGNDMCAELMEVMDREVPAPTSTLLTGGWSKMPSVVRARSLVLPDVSLTSHDEGTAYGAALFAAFAADGGSGDFPAFAASFLAAHSASVAEPAG, encoded by the coding sequence GTGAACGAATACGTCGTCGGCGTCGACATGGGATCCACGAGCATCAAGATGCTCGCGGCCACCCCGGACGGGCGCGAAGTGCTCGTGGTCAGCCGCCGCTCGCCGTGGGTCAGTCTCGATCACGGCCAGGCCGAGATGCCGGCCGAACGCGCGCTGAGCGTCGTGCGCGAACTCGCGCACGAGGCCGACGCCGCCCTCTCCCGCCACGGCGCCTACCGCGTGGCGGCACTGGGGGTCTCCGGCATGGCGGAGGCCGGAGTGCTCCTGGACGGGGCCGACCGCCCGGCCGCGCCCATCATGGCGTGGTTCGATCCGCGCGGCGGCGCGCAGATCCAGCAGACGCCCGCGGAGTTCCGCGCCGAGTTCCCGGGCCGCACGGGTCTGCCCGTGGGGCCGCTCGCCACGATCTCCAAGCTCCTGTACCTGCGCGATGAGGGCATCGACCTGCGCGCGCGCACCTTCCTGAACGTCCCCGAGTACATCGTCCGCTCCCTCGGCGGCCCGCGCGTGGCGGAGTACTCGCTCGTCTCGCGCACCGGCATGATCGATCAGGACGGCAGCGTCCCGTGGGATGCGGCGCTGGACGTGCTCGGGGTGGGACCGGGCGTGCTCGCCGAACGCGTGGGCGCCGGCATGCCCGTCGGCCTGCTCGCCGACGAACGGATGCCGCAGGCCTTCCAGGCCGCCGCTCTCACGATCGCCGGTCACGACCACCTCGTCTCCGCCGTCGCGGCCGGAGCCACCGCCAGCGACGAGCTGTACGACTCGATGGGCACGGCCGAGGCGCTCGTCCGCGTCATCGACGCCGCGCTTCCGTTCGACGCCCGCGAGCGCCTGGCCCACGCCGGCATCAACACCGTGCGGCACGTGCTGCCGGGCAAGTACGTGCTGCTGGCGGGGACCAAGTCGGGCCTGCTCATGCGGCGCGTGCTGCAGCTCATCGGGGTCGCCGACGAACGCGGCCGCCTCGATCTGGACGCGCGCGTGATGCAGCTGCCCGTGCGCGGGGCGCTGGCCGACGGCGGTCTGGAGGTCACCGGCGCGCGCAACGACGACGGCGTGCTCAAGGTCGTCGCCAACAGCGACGGGCTGTCTCCGGAGGAGCTGTTCATCGCCGCGCTGCTGCACGGCAACGACATGTGCGCCGAGCTCATGGAGGTCATGGACCGCGAGGTCCCCGCCCCCACCTCGACCCTGCTCACGGGCGGATGGTCGAAGATGCCCAGCGTCGTGCGCGCCCGCAGCCTCGTGCTCCCCGACGTCTCGCTCACCTCGCACGACGAGGGCACCGCCTACGGCGCCGCGCTGTTCGCCGCCTTCGCCGCCGACGGCGGCTCGGGCGACTTCCCTGCGTTCGCCGCATCCTTCCTCGCCGCGCACTCCGCCTCCGTCGCCGAACCGGCCGGATGA
- a CDS encoding SDR family oxidoreductase: MNFPDLAGRTAVITGGARGIGYSLASALARQGVNVALLDLLPEVSDSAARLAGEHGVQTASALVDVTDPVSVDAAFADVREALGVADILITAAGITIWGDAAEVAPETWRKVIDVNLNGTFFSTQAFARPLLAEGREGSAILISSMSGRVVNVPQHQASYNASKAAVDQLTTSLAVEWAPALRVNAIAPGYILSDMTRQFIDANPDLAAQWISAIPAGRMGEPADLDGLVLLLASSASSYLTGQTLVIDGGYTAI; this comes from the coding sequence ATGAACTTCCCCGACCTGGCCGGCCGCACGGCCGTCATCACCGGCGGTGCGCGGGGCATCGGCTATTCGCTGGCGTCGGCCCTGGCCCGCCAGGGCGTGAACGTCGCCCTGCTCGACCTGCTGCCGGAGGTCTCCGACTCCGCCGCGCGCCTGGCCGGCGAACACGGCGTGCAGACCGCATCCGCCCTCGTCGACGTCACCGATCCGGTCTCGGTGGATGCGGCGTTCGCCGACGTCCGCGAGGCGCTCGGAGTCGCGGACATCCTCATCACCGCCGCCGGCATCACCATCTGGGGCGACGCCGCCGAGGTGGCTCCGGAGACGTGGCGCAAGGTCATCGACGTGAACCTCAACGGCACGTTCTTCAGCACGCAGGCCTTCGCCCGCCCGCTGCTGGCAGAGGGCCGGGAAGGCTCGGCCATCCTCATCTCCTCGATGTCGGGCCGCGTCGTGAACGTGCCCCAGCATCAAGCGTCGTACAACGCGTCCAAAGCAGCCGTCGACCAGCTGACCACCTCACTCGCGGTCGAGTGGGCGCCCGCCCTGCGCGTGAACGCGATCGCGCCGGGCTACATCCTCTCGGACATGACGCGTCAGTTCATCGACGCCAACCCCGACCTCGCCGCGCAGTGGATCTCCGCGATCCCGGCCGGGCGCATGGGGGAACCCGCTGACCTCGACGGCCTCGTGCTGCTGCTGGCCTCCTCGGCCTCGTCGTATCTGACCGGGCAGACGCTCGTGATCGACGGCGGCTACACGGCCATCTGA